A portion of the Amia ocellicauda isolate fAmiCal2 chromosome 22, fAmiCal2.hap1, whole genome shotgun sequence genome contains these proteins:
- the LOC136717911 gene encoding ecto-ADP-ribosyltransferase 5 produces the protein MERTLTMMKMMVTICGLLSMIVDLHDTVEVVPLSMVEDSVDDQYLGCEEKMFSKVVKTSLENEINILDLKKIWTNGKNQVKVPKLTTDHTRALIAYATNNGMAAKLRIATQTSGGSRKNYQDKFKFKALHFLLTHALRLMKPDRCQQVFRGSPHLFVARENELVRFGYFTSTSLEENQAKKFGKETVFHIHTCKGVNIEQFSENPQQKEVLIPPHEMFRVMSITENGESRKIQLMSTELSNNCYYFPSETPSRRMSIK, from the exons ATGGAGAGAACTCTAAcaatgatgaagatgatggtGACAATTTGTGGCCTTCTATCTATGATTGTGGATTTACATGACACTGTG GAGGTTGTGCCATTAAGCATGGTGGAAGACTCTGTCGATGACCAGTATTTGGGCTGTgaggaaaaaatgttttcaaaggtAGTGAAAACTTCCctggaaaatgaaataaatatccTTGATCTGAAAAAAATTTGGACAAATGGAAAAAATCAAGTAAAAGTACCAAAGTTGACCACTGACCACACCAGAGCATTAATCGCTTATGCCACCAACAATGGCATGGCTGCCAAGCTCAGGATTGCAACCCAAACATCGGGAGGGAGCAGGAAGAACTATCAAGATAAATTCAAATTCAAGGCTCTGCACTTCCTGCTCACTCATGCCCTTCGTCTGATGAAGCCTGATAGGTGTCAACAAGTTTTCAGAGGAAGCCCCCATTTATTTGTGGCTAGAGAAAATGAACTGGTCCGATTTGGATATTTCACATCCACCTCACTGGAAGAAAATCAGGCAAAGAAATTTGGAAAAGAAACCGTATTCCACATTCACACCTGCAAAGGTGTGAACATTGAACAATTCTCTGAAAACCCACAACAAAAGGAGGTGCTGATTCCACCACACGAGATGTTTCGGGTCATGAGTATCACTGAAAATGGAGAAAGTAGAAAGATCCAACTGATGTCCACTGAGCTCAGCAACAACTGTTACTACTTTCCAAG CGAAACACCCAGTAGGAG